The following coding sequences lie in one Eubacterium ventriosum genomic window:
- a CDS encoding carbon-nitrogen hydrolase family protein: MKLKVLLAVPYKGNSIYELRKILSQNDVDLYVFPEGFLDSNTLTEALKIIKNEQKYIITGFKDLRNNGQHKVLVIDNGKIVDEYTKCILTKGEKEKGKQHGEKITCVNTKFGKIGVLICYEIHFPEVARIMSLEDPIMLINIIGTGMYHDLQLEQWTTLAKARAIENEVYILGCSHYEEEIPLAYVYNSVGRCELMKTNECGGFVVEVDLDKSNAKVINYLEDRVPRLFNVLSE, from the coding sequence ATGAAGTTGAAGGTATTATTGGCTGTTCCCTACAAAGGTAATAGTATATATGAACTAAGAAAAATTCTTTCTCAAAATGATGTAGATTTATATGTTTTCCCAGAAGGATTTTTGGATAGTAATACATTGACTGAAGCTCTTAAAATTATAAAGAATGAACAGAAATATATCATTACAGGTTTTAAAGATTTGCGTAATAATGGTCAACATAAAGTGCTTGTTATTGATAACGGTAAGATTGTTGATGAATATACAAAATGCATTTTAACTAAGGGTGAAAAAGAAAAGGGGAAACAACACGGTGAAAAAATCACTTGTGTTAATACCAAATTTGGAAAAATAGGCGTCCTGATTTGTTATGAGATTCATTTTCCAGAAGTAGCAAGGATAATGTCTTTAGAAGATCCGATTATGCTTATAAATATTATTGGAACAGGAATGTATCATGATTTACAACTTGAACAGTGGACAACATTAGCAAAAGCTAGAGCCATTGAAAATGAAGTGTATATTTTGGGATGTTCACATTATGAAGAAGAAATACCTTTAGCATATGTTTATAACTCTGTGGGACGATGTGAATTGATGAAAACAAACGAGTGTGGTGGATTTGTTGTTGAAGTTGATTTGGACAAAAGTAATGCAAAGGTAATCAATTATTTAGAAGATAGAGTACCAAGGTTATTTAATGTTTTATCTGAATGA
- a CDS encoding SdpI family protein: MPFTSPNSIFGIRIPQTEDYPEVWHRAHVFTSALLSLMILPTIIVIFHMEPRYSFVLCNIFLLVSLIIGIVYAVIIAIPIEKAEKMQIAKELEEQIKKEQGYR, from the coding sequence ATGCCATTTACAAGTCCCAACAGTATTTTTGGTATTAGAATTCCACAAACGGAGGATTATCCTGAGGTTTGGCACAGAGCACATGTGTTTACTTCTGCGCTATTGAGTCTGATGATATTACCAACCATTATCGTCATATTTCATATGGAACCTCGTTACAGCTTTGTTTTATGTAATATTTTTTTACTAGTTTCATTGATTATAGGAATTGTTTATGCAGTTATTATTGCAATTCCAATTGAGAAAGCAGAAAAAATGCAAATTGCTAAAGAACTTGAAGAACAAATAAAAAAAGAACAAGGATATCGTTAG
- a CDS encoding NUDIX domain-containing protein: MCMVYDDKGNVLVQDKIDENWGGLTFPGGHVEKGESFVALYFGQMKPS; encoded by the coding sequence ATGTGCATGGTATATGATGACAAAGGAAATGTACTTGTACAAGATAAGATAGATGAAAATTGGGGAGGCTTGACATTCCCCGGTGGTCACGTTGAAAAAGGAGAATCGTTTGTAGCTTTATATTTTGGTCAAATGAAACCATCATAA
- the srtB gene encoding class B sortase — MNTPKKKKNRIYTMLSGITFLVFLGCAAYLIFYLGIQPYYLKQQSKKINAAYYNSSEFDSGNKNSDGLLLKFSQLLKANKDTKGWLRIPGTNIDYPVVQGEKNSDFYLHHNLKGDTDKNGCLYIDANCNVETPTKNIVIHGHNMESTRMMFFQLPKYKDIEFYKKHPILIFDSIYDESKWKIISFMRVSGTYSHNDGFDYMQGEFNDNEEFLDFLHQVEMRSLYQCPVTVNEKDSLLMLSTCTYEIDNCRSVVVARKLRKGESEDVNTSKAYLKNDVLYPDDWYSKYGGKMPVANSFTEAISEHTLDWYDGKRKH, encoded by the coding sequence ATGAATACTCCCAAAAAGAAAAAGAACCGAATATATACCATGCTATCCGGCATAACCTTTCTGGTTTTTCTTGGCTGTGCTGCATATCTTATTTTTTATCTTGGAATACAGCCATACTACTTAAAGCAACAAAGCAAAAAGATAAATGCTGCTTACTATAATTCTTCGGAATTTGATTCCGGAAATAAAAATTCCGACGGTCTGCTATTGAAATTTTCCCAGCTTTTAAAGGCAAACAAAGATACAAAGGGCTGGCTCAGAATTCCGGGAACCAATATTGATTATCCTGTCGTTCAGGGAGAAAAAAACTCCGATTTTTATCTGCACCATAATTTAAAAGGAGACACGGATAAAAATGGCTGCCTATATATTGATGCCAATTGTAATGTAGAGACTCCTACAAAAAACATTGTAATCCATGGCCACAATATGGAATCTACTCGAATGATGTTTTTTCAACTTCCAAAATATAAAGATATAGAATTTTACAAAAAGCATCCTATCCTCATATTTGACTCCATCTATGATGAATCCAAATGGAAAATCATTTCGTTTATGAGAGTCTCAGGAACTTATTCCCATAACGACGGTTTTGATTATATGCAAGGTGAATTTAATGATAATGAGGAATTTCTAGACTTTCTTCATCAAGTAGAAATGCGTTCTCTCTATCAGTGTCCTGTGACCGTAAATGAAAAAGACTCATTACTTATGCTCTCAACCTGTACCTATGAAATTGACAACTGCCGTTCTGTTGTTGTTGCCAGAAAACTTCGAAAAGGGGAATCAGAAGATGTGAACACCTCAAAAGCTTATCTGAAAAATGATGTGTTATATCCTGATGATTGGTATTCTAAATATGGTGGAAAAATGCCTGTCGCTAACTCCTTCACAGAAGCCATATCTGAACACACTCTTGATTGGTATGATGGAAAACGGAAGCATTAA
- a CDS encoding Spy0128 family protein, translating to MKNKMKQFGILLLLPCFVTLLLFQTQAYAEEKVYCTASIPVEIKTLGDSVPSGIEYKVVIKSENETNPMPDVKEVTIKDNGKVEIGPMTYTKPGRYNYFISQEAGNVEHFTYDSAVYTVTVSIENDGNGGLKSVIYAVENGATEKTDDVVFSNTYEAVTTSAVTTTAAPTVILEKPTTPKETVTVITNPPENAPKTGERIISAIVVGILGISMLVLSIVMNKKRKAEK from the coding sequence ATGAAAAACAAGATGAAACAGTTTGGTATATTGCTGCTACTTCCATGTTTCGTTACACTTCTGCTGTTCCAGACACAGGCATATGCAGAAGAAAAGGTATATTGTACCGCTTCTATTCCGGTAGAGATTAAGACACTAGGGGATTCGGTACCTTCAGGTATTGAGTATAAAGTGGTAATTAAATCTGAAAATGAAACAAACCCTATGCCAGATGTAAAAGAGGTTACGATTAAGGATAATGGCAAAGTAGAAATTGGTCCCATGACTTATACAAAACCGGGAAGATATAATTATTTCATTTCTCAGGAAGCGGGTAATGTAGAACATTTTACTTATGATAGTGCTGTTTACACGGTAACAGTCTCCATTGAAAATGATGGAAATGGTGGTTTGAAGTCTGTAATATATGCAGTGGAAAATGGAGCTACGGAAAAAACAGATGACGTAGTCTTTTCGAATACATACGAAGCGGTAACAACATCAGCAGTGACGACGACAGCAGCACCGACAGTAATTTTAGAGAAACCAACAACTCCAAAAGAAACAGTAACAGTGATTACAAACCCACCGGAAAATGCACCTAAAACAGGTGAGAGAATTATTTCTGCAATTGTTGTTGGCATATTAGGTATTTCAATGTTGGTATTGAGTATTGTTATGAACAAAAAAAGAAAAGCAGAAAAATAA
- the srtB gene encoding class B sortase, with the protein MGIAVKCARVGNKILSFIAMVLVLIMLLYGGYSLWNTIMIYRGAFSSNDLLKYQPTGDGPNSITLGELMKLNKDVVGWITIFDTHISYPVVQGKDNQEYLNKDVFGKFSFSGSIFLDYRNACDFTDSYSIIYGHHMEYGAMFGDVVEFKNDDYFQEHKTGALFLLDDTYKITLFACVETQEFNNKIYNPTVQGKDNLDTLLKYIKDEAVQYRDIPLNHDDKIIGISTCAEAGTNERVVLFGRLDK; encoded by the coding sequence GTGGGGATAGCAGTAAAATGTGCAAGGGTTGGAAATAAAATACTTAGTTTTATAGCCATGGTGTTGGTTCTGATTATGCTGTTATATGGTGGTTATTCGTTATGGAATACCATAATGATATATCGTGGGGCATTTTCATCCAATGATTTGCTTAAATACCAGCCTACTGGGGATGGGCCGAATAGCATTACGCTAGGAGAACTTATGAAGTTGAACAAGGATGTGGTTGGGTGGATTACAATTTTTGATACCCATATTAGTTATCCTGTTGTTCAGGGAAAAGATAATCAGGAATATTTGAACAAAGATGTATTTGGTAAATTTTCCTTTTCAGGTTCTATCTTTTTAGATTATCGAAATGCTTGTGATTTTACTGACAGTTATTCAATTATTTATGGTCATCATATGGAATATGGTGCTATGTTTGGAGATGTTGTTGAATTTAAAAATGATGATTATTTTCAGGAGCACAAGACAGGAGCATTGTTTTTGTTAGATGATACATATAAGATTACATTGTTTGCGTGTGTAGAGACTCAGGAATTTAATAACAAAATTTATAATCCGACCGTACAAGGTAAAGACAATTTAGATACCCTTTTGAAATATATTAAGGACGAAGCAGTTCAGTATCGTGATATTCCTCTGAATCATGATGATAAGATTATCGGAATATCAACCTGCGCTGAAGCAGGAACGAATGAACGAGTTGTCTTGTTTGGACGGTTGGATAAATAA
- a CDS encoding Spy0128 family protein translates to MNLKKKKIFSRIAAGVMTVAMAITLLPGTMKTVNAAEPVTSASLDVNLYKRADVYAPNTTFEFEVTNLTAEQAKATNGGKDLKPPFKNAPAGAVKPGTIELAPAAEDLTETSISKKLTFTLVADKFTTEGIGTYRYKVKQKEGTYEGIKYDVGERYLDVTVATDGTNFYIASASLVLYQEDGQLVKSGAFVNTYGVNKPDTENPVPKPDGTVNDLVISKTVTGNYGERDKKFIFEITINGAEGEWYNLEGQPAIKKGTAARIELKHGDTVKIYGLTENDTYTIKELEADDYKTTFETKLNGTNKAGGSGNIKTATGTIDAGTSLQTQEVAFTNDRTGSATGFASSYGPYALMVVLAGAVAFVLFRKKRAEY, encoded by the coding sequence ATGAATTTGAAAAAAAAAAAAATCTTTAGCCGCATAGCAGCAGGTGTTATGACGGTGGCAATGGCAATTACATTATTGCCGGGAACTATGAAAACAGTGAATGCAGCAGAACCTGTAACAAGCGCTTCACTTGATGTAAATTTGTATAAGAGAGCAGATGTATATGCTCCAAATACAACATTTGAATTTGAGGTTACTAATTTAACAGCAGAACAGGCAAAAGCAACAAATGGTGGTAAGGATTTAAAGCCACCGTTTAAAAATGCGCCAGCAGGTGCTGTAAAACCAGGAACAATTGAATTAGCACCGGCAGCAGAAGATTTAACTGAGACATCTATTAGTAAAAAACTTACATTTACCTTAGTTGCAGATAAATTTACAACGGAAGGTATCGGAACTTACCGTTATAAAGTAAAGCAGAAAGAGGGGACCTATGAAGGCATTAAATATGATGTCGGAGAGAGATATTTAGATGTTACTGTTGCTACAGATGGAACCAATTTTTATATTGCAAGTGCATCTTTAGTCTTGTACCAAGAAGATGGGCAACTTGTAAAGAGTGGAGCTTTTGTAAATACATATGGTGTTAATAAGCCGGATACAGAGAACCCAGTTCCAAAGCCAGACGGAACAGTAAACGATTTAGTTATTAGTAAGACAGTAACTGGTAACTATGGTGAAAGAGATAAAAAGTTTATCTTTGAAATTACAATTAACGGTGCAGAAGGCGAATGGTATAATTTAGAAGGACAACCGGCAATTAAAAAAGGTACCGCTGCAAGAATTGAACTGAAACATGGAGATACAGTGAAAATTTATGGTTTAACTGAAAATGATACCTATACAATTAAAGAGCTAGAAGCAGACGACTATAAAACAACATTTGAGACAAAATTGAATGGTACTAATAAGGCCGGTGGAAGTGGAAATATTAAAACAGCAACAGGTACCATTGATGCTGGAACTTCATTACAGACACAGGAAGTTGCATTTACCAATGACAGGACCGGTTCCGCAACAGGTTTTGCTTCAAGTTACGGACCATATGCACTTATGGTTGTTTTAGCAGGTGCTGTAGCATTTGTATTATTCCGTAAGAAAAGAGCAGAATACTAA
- the lepB gene encoding signal peptidase I: MASKNMKDISNLLKNLKFRKKMFGGIDEKDVWRKLDELQEEYQNVYDAKGTAKEAEDIDDPEEVIKNKRKKLFQKEEIIIFFERLVFLAALVYIIFGVIFGITPMKNKDMSPKINAGDLMLFYRLENNFSIRDVVIFEKDGVSYTGRIIAKDGDTVEITNEAEVKVNGSLLAENDIYYSTPMYDNNVSYPVTLRENQYFILCDYREGAKDSRYFGAVEMEEIKGKVITIIRKNEL, translated from the coding sequence ATGGCATCAAAGAACATGAAGGATATTTCGAACTTGTTAAAAAATCTTAAGTTCCGAAAAAAAATGTTCGGGGGGATAGATGAAAAAGACGTTTGGCGAAAGCTGGATGAATTGCAGGAAGAATATCAGAATGTTTATGATGCCAAAGGAACCGCCAAAGAGGCAGAGGACATAGATGATCCCGAAGAGGTAATTAAAAACAAAAGAAAGAAACTGTTTCAAAAAGAAGAAATTATCATATTCTTTGAAAGACTGGTTTTTCTGGCGGCATTGGTGTATATTATATTTGGTGTGATTTTTGGGATTACACCAATGAAAAATAAAGATATGTCACCGAAAATCAATGCAGGAGATTTGATGCTTTTCTATCGCTTGGAGAATAACTTTAGCATTAGAGATGTGGTGATTTTTGAAAAAGATGGTGTTTCGTATACTGGGAGAATCATTGCAAAAGATGGCGATACGGTAGAAATCACCAATGAAGCAGAAGTAAAAGTTAATGGTTCGTTGCTTGCAGAAAATGATATATATTATTCGACACCTATGTATGATAATAATGTATCATATCCGGTTACGCTCAGAGAAAATCAATATTTTATCTTGTGTGATTACCGTGAGGGAGCAAAGGACAGTCGATATTTCGGCGCAGTAGAAATGGAAGAGATTAAGGGAAAAGTGATTACAATTATAAGAAAAAATGAATTGTAA
- a CDS encoding discoidin domain-containing protein, with translation MSLSTLADDTIQETTAISEETTDTKEDATPAKEDATPAKEDVTPAKEDATPAKEDATLAEEDATVWEESTKDVTAELGRAENPVKKIVDTPLKKAVRAVLPEPSGLGRFEAENCDTVHGSGSEPKKNSGNENFSNSGWVSDMNTWPNDEPSYITTNVNCPSAGRYEIKIGYTAGINGMGDDKSKPTEIDVRVNDGEWIHIDGVPLTDSWNTVSVVSKEINLKKGNNKIDVTGARNVWYGDTNNWQWVNLDYFDLVAIEVPAEGRHEAEHADSYTQGGAKNPAKVDINADNDWNKKFSGSGYVGNLNSYPLDDEGKDIRSYLTQKLYAERPGKYLLTIGYAYRNNAGDGSKPTNIDVRLNGGSWKSVTANQTADWNDVREVSTVIELKRGENTIDITGASNIWYAGTGDYWQQINLDYFDISSPLAEGIHEAEEYHVSGNKSDDKQYKIKDDGGGIYSENKYATIWNTLTGEEHEYLGYNVYAQHAGKYKLAVKYGTKYDGDIFVKIGKGEWKQLSAPSTGEWNVVKTVEMDITLPKGENTIYIAGRQTTGNKYNEYINIDCFELTRQVDKSNIALDKPVRTSGNRSDDVNDKDNYKRYFPEEAVDGYDDSRWGGRANQNENWFEIDLEGIYEINQVMLKFERAYPKDFEIQVSRDRKSWTTTETVKGWTPSENADPNAKYQWNSNISYHGKARYIRINATSLKNKGWGLSIWEFVVKGDKLPADVKDVAVNKTATASSSNENEVAWAIDGKDDSRWGSISGDAQWYQINLGKEYALHSVDLKFERAYPEDFTIKTSKDGKSWETIKTVTGWKNPGSAGNLSSSARVGYSFKLDSEKNASYIRIESSKAANSSWGLSIWEFEAWGKETNLQEYWKDVQGKKYGIYLVDKLYDKTETEKAAHMKYADGSEKDYTILNADLVQGDVLATNDTYEVVYEPGKNNYIYFYVNPRDIHIDFGEDENNEKDKVRWSGNSKDANLVKNNNKWGANDYNSDVLEFCGQKAATVQYKIKDLGNKDSVSTWIGCQIYGTTNNVSDLGKKDPKFEIKIKINITKAHSLSIVDTIEEDGCLGVKDPQNIKYKWQRSSDGVNDWQDIPEKRDDMQVLYNGGKKLDVSRDAGGGMYYRVSEDGKDDWSLVYRVNYYNNVQNGDFENPIMCTPGKSGASFPFNANGDEQQYPNGYPGLYWKTTGPGWQSINGGTKVGHDIEIVNGRNLKVNKEYQEGQFSVTYEEMYKDGTHGDQFAELNCENIGALYQDILTTPSSECYWDLDHAGRWNQNTMYVVAMAAKDARQYMTSEQLNPNNGISDTFIKKLKTMDNDNQLKNSKSEYDEGTEINLGSGIVARVWKVRSESVAAGHWERHRGQYKVPNTDKDHLTRFFFVSAEGGGKTHSEINNGGNLTVGNLLDNVSFEMRKSYSITYKLQEYGVNGNLNTVTEHTIEGKTVPGGKVVVPSSFEKDGTTYNLSDYTLTNAKMNDKDFYYNNKGQMTVEFNHDTLVLVYVKNIITVTKIVQGVEAKNLPKDYKVTVELAKVNGNQKKLVTLSDFKEIEKVNANDAGGLFASGTIQASELGLQDGDRYTVVEKVDRTFNGKDNNRYALVQITDSINETINNLPVNAKQQFEYSIGASGINYKGSQSNSATITNIYKPTRTIKVTKKVEGKFGERDKSFKFTLTLSEAAVSYNDDTFPNDRKVTSNGSTYSFSLKHNESIEFVVPDGCTASVSEDDYSSEGYVTTWNSEIKKVVISEDKSTTCTNTRDLTPTGLNNRAKPFIILLGCALLAVACFVAGKKGKFRKLG, from the coding sequence TGTCATTATCTACATTGGCAGATGATACAATTCAAGAAACAACTGCGATTTCTGAAGAGACAACTGATACAAAAGAAGATGCAACGCCTGCAAAAGAAGATGCAACGCCTGCAAAAGAAGATGTAACGCCTGCAAAAGAAGATGCAACGCCTGCAAAAGAAGATGCAACCCTTGCAGAGGAAGATGCAACAGTGTGGGAAGAAAGCACCAAAGATGTAACAGCAGAATTGGGACGTGCTGAAAATCCTGTGAAAAAAATTGTGGATACGCCTTTGAAAAAAGCTGTTAGAGCAGTTCTTCCGGAACCAAGCGGTCTGGGAAGATTTGAGGCAGAAAATTGCGATACTGTGCACGGCTCAGGAAGTGAACCAAAGAAAAACAGTGGCAATGAAAATTTTTCGAATAGTGGTTGGGTTTCCGACATGAATACATGGCCGAATGATGAACCTTCCTACATTACGACAAATGTAAATTGTCCGTCTGCTGGAAGATATGAAATCAAAATCGGATATACTGCTGGGATTAATGGTATGGGCGATGATAAAAGTAAGCCGACAGAAATTGACGTCAGAGTTAACGATGGAGAGTGGATTCATATAGATGGTGTTCCTTTAACAGATTCTTGGAATACTGTTAGTGTCGTTAGTAAAGAAATTAATTTAAAGAAGGGTAATAATAAGATTGATGTTACAGGTGCGCGCAATGTGTGGTATGGTGATACCAATAATTGGCAGTGGGTCAATCTGGATTATTTTGACCTTGTGGCAATAGAAGTGCCGGCAGAAGGCAGACATGAAGCAGAACATGCTGATTCATATACACAAGGCGGTGCAAAGAATCCGGCTAAAGTTGATATCAATGCAGATAATGATTGGAATAAAAAGTTTTCGGGAAGTGGATATGTTGGCAACTTAAATTCCTATCCTCTGGATGATGAAGGAAAGGATATTCGTTCCTATCTGACACAGAAATTATACGCTGAAAGACCGGGAAAATATTTGTTGACCATAGGATATGCGTATAGAAATAATGCAGGTGATGGCAGCAAACCTACGAATATTGATGTCAGATTGAATGGAGGATCATGGAAATCTGTTACAGCAAACCAAACGGCAGATTGGAATGATGTAAGAGAGGTTAGCACTGTTATTGAATTAAAACGTGGAGAAAATACCATAGATATAACAGGTGCAAGTAATATATGGTATGCAGGAACAGGAGATTACTGGCAGCAGATTAATTTAGACTATTTTGATATTTCTTCTCCTTTAGCAGAAGGAATACATGAAGCAGAAGAGTATCATGTATCCGGAAACAAAAGTGACGATAAGCAGTATAAAATAAAAGATGATGGTGGTGGCATTTATTCTGAAAATAAATATGCAACTATTTGGAATACTCTGACAGGTGAGGAACATGAGTACCTGGGGTATAATGTTTATGCACAGCATGCAGGTAAATATAAGCTTGCTGTTAAATATGGAACCAAATATGATGGAGATATATTTGTAAAGATAGGAAAGGGAGAATGGAAACAACTTTCCGCTCCGTCTACAGGAGAGTGGAATGTAGTAAAGACCGTAGAGATGGACATTACATTGCCAAAAGGTGAGAATACAATATATATTGCCGGACGCCAAACAACGGGCAATAAATATAACGAGTATATCAATATTGATTGTTTCGAATTAACACGACAGGTAGATAAGTCCAATATCGCATTGGATAAGCCGGTCAGAACCAGTGGTAACCGTAGTGATGATGTCAATGATAAGGATAATTATAAAAGGTACTTTCCGGAAGAAGCGGTAGATGGTTATGATGATTCCAGATGGGGAGGTCGTGCAAATCAGAATGAAAACTGGTTTGAGATAGATCTTGAGGGGATTTATGAAATCAATCAGGTTATGTTGAAGTTTGAACGTGCCTATCCAAAGGATTTTGAAATTCAGGTTTCCAGAGACAGAAAATCATGGACGACTACAGAAACTGTAAAGGGCTGGACACCTTCCGAGAATGCAGATCCGAATGCAAAATACCAATGGAATTCTAATATTTCTTATCATGGAAAGGCAAGATATATCAGAATTAATGCGACAAGTCTTAAAAATAAAGGTTGGGGATTGTCTATTTGGGAGTTTGTTGTAAAAGGCGATAAACTGCCGGCAGATGTGAAAGATGTGGCAGTAAATAAAACAGCAACAGCAAGTTCAAGTAACGAGAATGAAGTTGCATGGGCGATTGACGGAAAAGATGACTCCAGATGGGGATCTATCAGTGGAGATGCGCAGTGGTATCAGATTAACCTTGGAAAAGAATATGCGTTACACAGTGTAGACTTAAAATTTGAACGTGCGTATCCGGAGGACTTTACAATTAAAACATCGAAGGATGGAAAGTCATGGGAGACAATAAAGACTGTAACCGGATGGAAAAATCCAGGGTCAGCAGGCAATCTTAGTTCCAGTGCCAGAGTTGGATATAGCTTTAAACTGGACAGTGAAAAAAATGCATCTTACATTCGGATAGAGTCATCGAAAGCTGCTAATAGCTCATGGGGACTATCTATCTGGGAGTTTGAAGCATGGGGTAAGGAAACGAATTTACAGGAATATTGGAAAGATGTTCAAGGGAAAAAGTACGGAATTTATCTGGTCGATAAACTATATGATAAAACCGAAACGGAAAAAGCGGCTCATATGAAGTATGCGGATGGATCGGAAAAAGATTATACAATATTAAATGCAGATTTGGTGCAGGGAGATGTATTAGCCACAAATGACACTTATGAAGTCGTTTATGAACCAGGCAAAAATAATTACATCTATTTCTACGTTAATCCAAGAGATATACATATTGATTTTGGAGAAGATGAAAATAACGAGAAAGATAAAGTACGTTGGTCTGGAAATTCGAAAGATGCAAACCTTGTTAAAAATAATAACAAGTGGGGGGCAAATGATTATAATAGTGATGTTTTAGAATTCTGTGGGCAGAAAGCAGCCACTGTTCAGTATAAAATTAAGGATTTGGGAAATAAAGATTCTGTTAGCACATGGATTGGATGTCAGATTTATGGTACAACAAACAATGTAAGTGATCTTGGTAAGAAAGATCCTAAATTTGAAATTAAAATTAAAATTAACATTACAAAAGCACATAGCCTTTCCATTGTAGACACTATTGAAGAGGATGGTTGTCTGGGTGTGAAGGATCCCCAAAATATTAAATATAAATGGCAGAGAAGCAGTGATGGCGTAAACGACTGGCAGGATATACCAGAGAAGAGAGATGACATGCAGGTATTGTATAATGGTGGAAAGAAACTTGATGTTTCTCGTGATGCAGGTGGTGGTATGTATTACCGTGTCAGTGAAGATGGAAAAGACGATTGGTCATTGGTATATAGAGTAAACTACTATAATAATGTACAGAATGGTGACTTTGAAAATCCGATTATGTGCACACCGGGAAAATCAGGAGCGTCGTTCCCATTTAACGCGAATGGGGATGAACAGCAATATCCGAATGGATATCCGGGGCTGTATTGGAAAACAACAGGACCAGGCTGGCAAAGTATTAATGGCGGTACCAAGGTTGGTCATGATATTGAAATTGTTAATGGTAGAAATCTGAAAGTAAATAAAGAGTACCAGGAAGGTCAGTTTTCCGTAACTTATGAGGAAATGTATAAAGATGGGACCCATGGTGATCAGTTTGCTGAATTGAATTGTGAGAATATCGGGGCGTTGTATCAAGATATTCTGACAACACCTTCATCAGAGTGTTATTGGGATTTGGATCATGCAGGACGTTGGAATCAAAATACGATGTATGTCGTGGCAATGGCGGCAAAAGATGCAAGGCAATATATGACTTCAGAGCAGTTGAATCCAAACAATGGTATATCAGATACCTTTATCAAAAAACTGAAAACAATGGATAATGATAATCAGTTGAAGAATTCCAAATCAGAATATGATGAGGGAACAGAAATCAATCTCGGGAGTGGAATTGTGGCAAGAGTATGGAAAGTTCGTAGTGAGTCTGTTGCAGCAGGGCATTGGGAACGCCATAGAGGACAGTATAAAGTACCGAATACAGATAAGGATCATTTAACACGTTTCTTCTTTGTTTCTGCAGAGGGTGGCGGAAAAACACATAGTGAAATCAACAATGGTGGAAACCTTACCGTAGGAAACCTTTTGGATAATGTTTCCTTTGAAATGAGGAAAAGTTATTCCATAACATATAAACTTCAGGAATATGGTGTAAATGGCAATCTAAACACAGTAACAGAGCATACAATAGAGGGGAAAACGGTTCCTGGTGGAAAGGTAGTTGTTCCTAGTAGTTTTGAGAAAGACGGTACAACTTACAATCTGTCCGACTATACTTTAACAAATGCAAAAATGAACGATAAGGACTTCTATTATAATAATAAAGGGCAGATGACTGTAGAATTTAATCATGATACATTAGTTCTTGTGTATGTAAAAAATATTATAACGGTCACAAAGATTGTGCAGGGTGTGGAAGCAAAAAATCTTCCGAAGGATTACAAGGTGACCGTTGAATTAGCGAAAGTAAATGGAAATCAGAAGAAATTAGTAACACTGAGTGATTTTAAAGAAATCGAAAAAGTGAATGCGAATGATGCCGGAGGGCTTTTCGCAAGTGGAACGATTCAAGCTTCAGAGTTAGGCTTACAGGATGGTGACCGATATACAGTTGTTGAAAAGGTTGACAGAACATTCAATGGTAAAGATAACAATAGATATGCATTGGTTCAGATTACTGACAGCATTAATGAAACAATTAATAATTTGCCAGTAAATGCAAAACAACAATTTGAGTATTCAATTGGTGCAAGCGGAATTAATTATAAAGGAAGTCAGTCAAATTCAGCGACAATCACCAATATTTATAAGCCGACACGTACGATTAAAGTTACAAAGAAAGTAGAAGGCAAATTTGGTGAACGGGATAAGTCATTTAAATTCACGTTGACATTGAGTGAAGCGGCGGTAAGTTATAATGATGACACCTTCCCGAATGATAGAAAGGTAACGTCAAATGGTTCTACATATAGTTTCAGTCTGAAACATAATGAAAGCATTGAATTTGTAGTACCGGATGGCTGTACTGCCAGCGTTTCGGAAGATGATTATTCATCAGAAGGATATGTTACAACGTGGAATTCAGAAATTAAGAAAGTAGTAATTTCTGAGGACAAATCGACTACATGTACCAACACACGTGACCTGACTCCTACCGGTTTGAACAATAGAGCAAAGCCATTTATCATTTTACTTGGTTGTGCATTATTGGCAGTAGCTTGTTTTGTGGCAGGAAAAAAAGGAAAATTTAGAAAGTTAGGCTGA